Proteins encoded together in one Streptomyces capillispiralis window:
- a CDS encoding 3-oxoacyl-ACP synthase III family protein: MPSRSAAASAARAVGVLGTGSYVPSNVVTNEEVASPAGVTPEWIEQRTGIRARRWAKQDEATSALAATAARTALLDAGVGADDISLVVVATSTPDSPQPPTAVAVAAELGVRPGTPAFDLNAVCSGFVFALATVERMLHSIGGHALVIGADIYSRILDPADRRTAVLFGDGAGAVVLGPVRGEGVIATRLATFPDHRDLIGVPAGGSRIPASPESLAQGLHHFTMNGRAVRAFVEDHAGAMIRDFLREHRVRAGGDGASHVHFVPHQANARLIEKLAADLGFPPERTHMTVRDYGNTGAASVPVTLHGAASQLAPGDLVLLAGFGGGMAVGLALLAWDSPRLAGGA; encoded by the coding sequence ATGCCCAGCCGTTCAGCCGCTGCCTCCGCCGCACGAGCCGTCGGTGTCCTCGGCACCGGCTCCTACGTGCCCAGCAACGTCGTCACCAACGAGGAAGTGGCTTCGCCTGCCGGCGTGACACCGGAGTGGATCGAGCAGCGAACCGGCATCCGGGCACGCCGGTGGGCCAAGCAGGACGAGGCCACCTCCGCCCTCGCAGCGACTGCGGCCCGTACAGCGCTACTGGACGCCGGTGTCGGCGCCGATGACATCTCCTTGGTCGTCGTGGCGACCTCGACCCCTGACTCACCACAACCCCCCACCGCCGTGGCCGTCGCGGCCGAACTCGGCGTCCGGCCCGGCACACCCGCGTTCGACCTGAACGCCGTGTGCAGCGGGTTCGTCTTCGCCTTGGCCACAGTGGAGCGGATGCTGCACAGCATCGGGGGACACGCCCTCGTCATCGGAGCCGATATCTATTCCCGCATCCTCGATCCGGCGGATCGCCGCACAGCGGTCCTGTTCGGTGACGGCGCGGGAGCGGTCGTCCTGGGGCCCGTCCGCGGAGAGGGGGTGATCGCCACTCGCCTGGCGACCTTTCCGGACCACCGGGATCTGATAGGTGTTCCGGCCGGTGGCTCCCGGATTCCCGCCTCGCCCGAGTCCCTCGCGCAAGGGCTGCACCACTTCACGATGAACGGCCGGGCCGTGCGTGCCTTCGTCGAGGACCACGCGGGAGCGATGATTCGTGACTTCCTGCGCGAGCACCGAGTTCGAGCGGGCGGCGACGGCGCGTCTCACGTCCACTTCGTGCCGCATCAGGCCAACGCCCGCTTGATCGAGAAGCTGGCGGCCGACCTCGGCTTCCCGCCGGAACGCACCCACATGACCGTGCGGGACTACGGCAACACCGGAGCGGCTTCGGTTCCCGTGACCCTGCACGGCGCAGCGAGCCAACTGGCACCCGGTGACCTTGTGCTACTGGCTGGTTTCGGCGGAGGCATGGCCGTCGGACTCGCCCTCCTCGCATGGGATTCCCCGCGCTTGGCCGGGGGCGCCTGA
- a CDS encoding hydroxymethylglutaryl-CoA synthase, which yields MPSELAVGIHDLSFRTTSFVLHHSELARHNGTDVAKYHKGLGQRSMSVPAADEDIVTMAAAAALPLVRRHGPDRIRTVVLATESSVDQSKAAGIYVHSLLGLPPHIRVVEVKQACYGATAALQFAAGLVHQDPTQHVLVIASDVSRYDLDSPGEATQGAAAAAMLVSADPALLELSGPSGLYTADVMDFWRPNYRATALVDGKKSVTAYLDAVENTWRDYRQRGGLPLEEFRSVCYHQPYTRLAFKAHRALLEACGARADEETLHHALAPTTGYNEVVGNSYTASLYLALTAALENCRDLEGRTVGLFSYGSGSVAEFIAAQVRPGYRSHLRADEHQEAVNTRQAVDCETYRALHRHALPTDGRSYELPHQTRGPFRLAALRDHQRIYEAA from the coding sequence ATGCCCTCTGAACTCGCCGTAGGCATCCACGACCTGTCCTTCCGCACGACCAGTTTCGTCCTGCACCACTCCGAACTGGCCCGCCACAACGGCACCGACGTGGCCAAGTACCACAAGGGACTCGGACAGCGCTCGATGAGCGTTCCCGCCGCTGACGAGGACATCGTCACCATGGCCGCCGCTGCCGCGCTGCCCCTGGTGCGGCGGCACGGACCCGACCGCATCCGCACCGTCGTCCTGGCCACCGAGAGCTCCGTCGACCAGTCCAAGGCCGCGGGAATCTACGTCCATTCCCTGCTCGGACTGCCGCCCCACATCCGTGTCGTCGAAGTCAAGCAGGCCTGTTACGGAGCCACCGCCGCACTGCAGTTCGCGGCAGGACTGGTCCACCAGGACCCCACGCAGCATGTTCTCGTCATCGCCAGCGACGTCTCCCGCTACGACCTCGACAGTCCCGGCGAAGCCACCCAGGGCGCGGCGGCCGCCGCCATGCTCGTTTCCGCCGACCCCGCCCTCCTTGAACTGTCCGGCCCCTCCGGCTTGTACACCGCGGACGTGATGGACTTCTGGCGCCCGAACTATCGCGCCACCGCGCTGGTCGACGGCAAGAAGTCGGTCACGGCCTACCTCGACGCCGTCGAAAACACCTGGCGGGACTACCGTCAGCGCGGTGGTCTGCCGCTGGAGGAGTTCCGCTCCGTCTGCTACCACCAGCCCTACACGCGGCTGGCTTTCAAGGCCCACCGGGCACTGCTGGAAGCATGCGGCGCGCGCGCGGACGAGGAGACACTGCACCACGCCCTGGCTCCCACCACCGGCTACAACGAAGTCGTGGGCAACAGTTACACAGCCTCCCTGTACCTCGCTCTCACCGCCGCACTGGAGAACTGCCGCGACCTGGAAGGCCGGACAGTAGGCCTGTTCAGCTACGGATCCGGCAGCGTCGCCGAGTTCATCGCTGCACAGGTACGTCCCGGTTATCGGTCGCACCTGCGTGCCGACGAGCACCAGGAGGCCGTCAACACCCGGCAGGCCGTGGACTGTGAGACCTACCGCGCGCTGCACCGGCACGCCCTGCCCACCGACGGCCGTTCCTACGAACTGCCGCACCAGACCCGGGGCCCCTTCCGGCTGGCCGCCCTCCGTGACCACCAGCGCATCTACGAAGCCGCGTGA
- a CDS encoding hydroxymethylglutaryl-CoA reductase, protein MSLAAEPSTLSTAAGVPLRWVGPIRVSGNVTTTETSVPLATYESPLWPSVGRGAKISRLVEGGIRTTLVDERMTRSVLVEADDAATAHTAARAVHDDLPRLREITRDSSRYARLLGVRHEITGPLLFIRFEFSTGDASGHNMATLAADALLAHLLATVPGIRYGSISANYCTDKKATAINGILGRGKNVVAEILVPRNTVAEHLHTTADRIDSLNINKNLVGTLLAGGIRSANAHYANMLLAFYLATGQDAANIVEGSQGITYTQDRDGDLYFSCTLPNLILGTVGNGKGIDFVDSHLTRLGCREDRPAGENARRLAVLAAATVLCGELSLLAAQTNPGELMKAHTRLERATGDTHAL, encoded by the coding sequence ATGAGCCTTGCGGCTGAACCGTCGACCCTCTCCACGGCGGCGGGCGTCCCCCTGCGGTGGGTGGGGCCCATACGCGTCTCCGGCAATGTCACCACGACCGAGACCTCGGTCCCCCTGGCCACCTACGAATCCCCGCTGTGGCCCTCCGTCGGCCGCGGCGCGAAGATATCCCGGCTGGTCGAGGGCGGGATCCGCACCACCCTCGTCGACGAACGGATGACGCGATCCGTCCTGGTCGAGGCCGATGACGCAGCCACCGCCCACACCGCCGCACGCGCCGTCCATGACGACCTTCCGCGACTGCGGGAGATCACCCGGGACAGTAGCCGCTACGCCCGGCTCCTCGGCGTACGGCACGAGATCACCGGACCACTGCTGTTCATCCGCTTCGAGTTCTCCACCGGCGATGCCTCCGGCCACAACATGGCCACCCTCGCCGCCGACGCCCTCCTGGCGCATCTCCTGGCCACCGTCCCGGGCATCCGCTACGGCTCCATCTCCGCGAACTACTGCACCGACAAGAAGGCCACCGCCATCAACGGCATCCTCGGCCGCGGCAAAAACGTCGTCGCCGAGATTCTGGTGCCCCGGAACACTGTGGCCGAGCACCTGCACACCACCGCCGACCGGATCGACTCCCTCAACATCAACAAAAACCTCGTCGGCACGCTGCTGGCCGGCGGCATTCGTTCGGCGAACGCCCACTACGCCAACATGCTGCTCGCCTTCTACCTCGCGACCGGCCAGGACGCGGCGAACATCGTGGAGGGCTCCCAGGGCATCACCTACACCCAGGACCGTGACGGTGACCTCTACTTCTCCTGCACTCTGCCCAACCTGATCCTCGGTACGGTCGGCAACGGCAAGGGCATCGACTTCGTCGACAGCCACCTCACCCGGCTCGGCTGCCGGGAGGACCGGCCCGCCGGGGAAAACGCCCGACGGCTCGCCGTCCTCGCAGCCGCCACCGTCCTGTGCGGTGAGCTGTCCCTTCTCGCCGCGCAGACCAATCCCGGCGAACTGATGAAGGCACACACCCGACTCGAACGCGCCACGGGAGACACGCATGCCCTCTGA
- the fni gene encoding type 2 isopentenyl-diphosphate Delta-isomerase yields the protein MTAHRKDDHVRLAHAQYAPASEPSRPDETQWPNQFDEVRFVHHALTGTDREKVSLTTRFAGVHWPVPLYINAMTGGSPRTGEINRDLAIAARETGLPIATGSMSPYLKDPGTASTFSVVRREHPDGFVLANLNAGATPEQARRAVGLLDADALQIHLNTVQETVMPEGDRAFSHWAPGIARIAAAVDVPVIVKEVGFGLSGRTVRELRSLGVHAADVAGSGGTNFARIENDRRDRPDYAYLEGWGLSTPAALLDARDCGLPLLASGGVRHPLDIVRALALGAHAVGASGPFLTTLLDGGVDALVRHITTWLDHLTALMTLLGAHTPDALAHCDVLLTGSLRAFCLDRGLMTTAAKGVTA from the coding sequence ATGACCGCACACCGCAAGGACGACCACGTCAGGCTCGCCCACGCGCAGTACGCACCCGCGTCGGAGCCGTCGCGTCCGGACGAGACGCAATGGCCGAACCAGTTCGATGAGGTGCGCTTCGTGCACCATGCCCTCACCGGCACCGACCGCGAGAAGGTCTCCCTGACGACCCGCTTCGCCGGAGTCCACTGGCCGGTACCGCTGTACATCAACGCCATGACCGGCGGCAGTCCCCGCACCGGTGAGATCAACCGCGACCTGGCCATCGCCGCCCGCGAGACCGGACTGCCCATCGCCACCGGCTCCATGAGCCCCTACCTCAAGGACCCCGGCACGGCATCCACCTTCAGCGTCGTTCGCCGGGAACACCCCGACGGCTTCGTCCTGGCCAACCTCAACGCCGGCGCCACCCCCGAACAGGCCCGCCGAGCCGTCGGCCTCCTGGACGCCGACGCCCTGCAGATCCACCTCAACACCGTGCAGGAAACCGTCATGCCCGAAGGCGACCGGGCCTTCTCGCACTGGGCCCCGGGCATCGCACGCATCGCCGCAGCCGTCGACGTCCCCGTCATCGTCAAGGAAGTCGGCTTCGGGCTGAGCGGACGTACCGTGCGCGAACTGCGCTCGCTCGGCGTGCACGCCGCCGACGTGGCCGGCAGCGGGGGAACCAACTTCGCCCGCATCGAGAACGACCGCCGCGACCGCCCCGACTACGCCTACCTGGAAGGCTGGGGCCTCAGCACCCCCGCAGCCCTCCTCGACGCACGCGACTGCGGTCTGCCCCTGCTCGCCTCCGGCGGCGTACGCCACCCCCTGGACATCGTCCGCGCCCTCGCGCTGGGCGCACACGCGGTCGGCGCCTCCGGCCCCTTCCTGACCACTCTTCTCGACGGCGGCGTGGACGCGCTGGTGCGGCACATCACCACGTGGCTGGACCACCTCACCGCCCTGATGACCCTGCTCGGCGCGCACACCCCGGACGCACTGGCCCACTGTGACGTCCTGCTCACCGGATCGCTGCGCGCCTTCTGTCTCGACCGCGGTCTCATGACGACCGCAGCGAAAGGAGTCACCGCATGA